Part of the Vibrio sp. SCSIO 43137 genome, CGGATAGACAGCAATAAGCTTCATTGGGCATCCTTTGAGTTCAGCACGGACAGATTCGAGCAGAGCCTTTACTCCCCACTTCACTGCGCAGTAGGTACTTTCGCCGGCCTTGGCGACCTGAGCCGCAGTAGACATGACCACTACCACATTAACTTTTTCATTTTTGTAGCGCTTTACCAGTTCACGCAACAAGAAGATTGAAGAGGTAAGATTGTTCGAGATTAACTGCTCTATCTGCTCAGGGTTCTGGGATTCCAATGCACCAAAGTAGCCGCTACCGGCACAATGAACCACCATTTCTGGCGGCTGCTGACAACAATCCAGCAGTGATTCAACCTCTTGTGGCGCTGCCAGATCAGCGGTTTTAATTATAGGAGTGTTATTAAGGCTGTCTGAAAGGGTATTGAGTTTGCTTTGACTACGACCGGACAATAGCAGCGCTTGTCCTTCTGAGTCATACTGTTTCGCCAATGCTGCGCCTAAACCACTTCCTGCGCCTGTCTTTTATACAGAAGTCCCTCGCATAATGTGAGGGATTTTTTTTGAACTTAATTCTTGGTTTACGATCAGATCTTTAACGGACTTAGTTGAGGGTTTTGAGATGATTAAAAGCAATAGTGATTGGGCTGAAGAGCAATTTGGTCATGCTAAACTTGGAGACCCAAGAAGAACGGCTAGACTTGTAAAAATGGCATCAGACTTAGCTCAGCATCCAGGTAAATCGGTAGTGAAATCATCTCATTCTCCAGCAAGTATGGAGGGCGCTTACCGATTTATTCGGAACGACAATGTCTCATCAGACGATATTGCCGAAGCAGGCTTTAAAGCAACTGCAGATCAAGTTCATCGTTACCCTCTCCTTCTCGCGTTAGAAGATACAACTACCTTAAGCTACAAACATCGCTCTATTAGAGCGGACTTAGGACATGTAAACCAAGGTAATCGTTATAGGGGGTTGTTTGCCCATAGTATTTTGCTGTTTGCTCCTGAAACTCTCGACGTTATTGGGTTAGTTGAACAACAACGATGGACGAGAGATATCAAGACTCGAGGTATCCGTCGTAAGGGGTTGAAACGACCTTATGAAGAAAAAGAAGGTTATAAATGGGAAAGAGCATCACGCAATATGGCAGCCCGTTTAGGTACCTCGATGGTTAACGTAATATCAGTTTGCGATCGCGAGGCCGATATCTACGATTACCTCATTTATAAAATGGCGAATCAGCAACGTTTTGTTGTGCGGTCGATGATGAGCCGTCATATAGAAGAAGGCTCAGACAAGCTTTATCACTTTGCATCAGAACTTCAAAGTGTGAAGCAACGTCAAATCCAAATAGCTCAAAGGGGTGGCCGGAAAGCTCGTGAAGTCACTCTGGATGTAAAATATGCAGCAGTGACTTTAAAAACACCCTCAAACAAAAAAGGAGCTCCTATTTCTCTCAACTATGTTGGCTGCTCCGAAATCGGTGATGGAGAAAAGAGGCTCAATTGGCATATTTTAACTAATGAGCCAGTTAATAGTGCAGAAGATGCATTAAAAATTATTGGTTACTACGAAAAACGCTGGTTGATTGAGGAGTATCACAAGGTCTGGAAAACTGAAGGGACAGGAGTTGAAGAGCTTCGGTTACAAAGTAAAGATAACTTAGATAGGTTAGCAACAATTTATGCGTTTTTAGCAGTAAGAATTTTCCAATTGAAATTTGCCAATGAGCAAATCGAAGACGTTAGTTGTGAGAAAATCTTGTCCTCAAGAGCATGGAAGTTGCTTTGGCTGAAAAGAGTAAAGACACCACTTCCAAAGGAGGTTCCAACAGCAAAATGGGCTTATGAACACCTCGCAAGACTTGGCGGTTGGAAAGACAGCAAAAGAAATGGAAGAGCGTCAGTTAAGACGCTCTGGGAAGGATGGCTCAAACTACAAGCCATCCTTGAAGGCTACGAACTCGCTCTGTCTCTTGAGCAGGACTTGTGATCAAGAGACAGCTTCCTGCGCCGGTAATCAGAATCATATATTTGCCTGTATTAAATTGAATAGCAGGCCTCAGATATTACTGATAATTTTGATGCTAGACCAACACTAATTCAGCTACCTTTACCTTACTTAGCGGAATAGGCCGACAGCTCCGAAGATGAAATAGGTTTAGAGTAGAGATAACCCTGAAAATGATCACAGCCGAGTTGCGACAAAACCTGTTTCTGACTTTCCGTCTCCACTCCTTCCGCCAGCACATTCATGCGATAGTTCTTACCAATCTCTATAATATTTCGGATCATGGTTTTTGACTTACCGTTGCTATCGATATTGTCGACAAAGGATTTATCGATTTTCAGCTCTTTAATTGGCAAGTCGCGCAAAATACTTAAGGATGAGTATCCGGTACCAAAATCATCCAGAGAAATAATAATCCCCTTCTGAATCAGCTTGTCACATATAGGTTTAACCTTATCTAAATCTTCAATAAACAGGTTTTCTGTTATTTCCAGAGTGACAGAAGATGGTGGGAAGCCGAAATCATCAAGGCTGGTTAATAGCTGGCTATAAAAATCCTTCATCATAAACTGTTTAACAGAAATATTAATGGACAAGCGGAAGTCGCTACTTAGCTTGCTTCTCAGCGGGGTGATTTCACTCAGGGCTATGGTGATAATCTGCTGGCCCAGCGCAGGCATTAAGCCGGACTGTTCAGCAATAGCAATAAAGCGATCCGGCGGAACAAAGCCCAGCTCGTCATCTGTCCAGCGTGCCAGTGCTTCTGCACCATATAGCTCACCTTGCGCATTAACCTGAGGCTGATAAAGCAAGGTGATCTGATCTTCTTTTATTGCCTGTCTTAATTTCTGCTCCAGATAAAGAGATTCAACATGTTCAGACTGCAGTCTTGGCGAGTAGAAATAGATGGCATTCTTGGTTTTCTTAGCCTGTAACATGGCAAAGTCCAGAGAACGAATCAGCTCATCATAGTTACTGCCGTGAGGCGGATACTTAGCAATACCAATACTGGCTGTAAGCAGAAAACTCACCTCTCCGACCACAAACGGAAGAGAGAGTTTTTCCAGAATCTTCTCGCTGATTGTAATTAGCCATTCATCATCCAGATTGGAGGTCAGAATCATGAATTCATCACCGGTTCCACGGATTAAGCAGTCTTTACTTTCTGAATAAGGCATCAACCGGCTGGCCACCTCTTTTATCACCTTGTCTCCAAACTCGTGGCCGTAACTATCATTAACACTTTTAAAGCGATCAATATTAATAAAAATGGTGGCAAAAGGCGGAACCTGACTCTTATCAATCAGGTTACTCAGATAGACCTGATTCGGCAGATCCGTTAATAGATCATGGCGGGTCTGATACAAGAGTTGCTCGTACTTATCCTGCTCCGCAACAGCAATTGAACGAACCAGCATATAGAAAACCAATGCCGAAGCAATTGAGATGACCAGCGAGAACAGAAAACGATTTAAGAACTGCGAGTTTACATAACTGGACTCAACAGTAGAAACTATCCAGAACTGGAAGTAAGGATCATACTCCATCATCACACGCTTAGTGGATTGATTTAATACAAACTCTGTCGCCCATGGTTTTCTGGAGCTTTTCAGTGTTTCCAGATCGACATCATTATCAAGCAGAACAGAATCTATCAATGCCTGTAGTGTGTTCAAAGGTACGGGTTTGGTATAACTTTTTGTTCCTAACTTGTCTCCTGAATAAAACTGCAGGTATCCATCATCACGAATGATGTCCAACTCATTAAACTTCGCTGCCGAGTGACGTTTATTATTAAACAACACGGTTTCGTTTACTTTTACCCCGGCCGTCATTACCGCTACAGCGTCACCTTTATCTGACAAAATTGCCTTTCGTATAGCGATAGCAATGGAATCATCATCTAATGCCTTAAGCTGATAAGTTCTGCCTGCCACCAGTTTTGTCGTTCTCAGCGTCTGCATAAATCCATTCCGGCTTACTTCCTGCTCCAGCAGGTTTGGCAGCTTCTCTAGATTCAGATTCGAAGAAACAACTCTAAGATCGCCGTTCAGATTTGCCAGACCGAAGCCGGCAAAAAACGGATGGTTTTTTCTTACCCGGTCAAGGGTTGCTGAATGAGTGGCCTGCTGGGGGATCTGGTTATCTACGGCAAGCTGGCTGCCCAGTACCTGTAGCAGAGATTCCTGACTTTTCAGGAAAGCTTCAACAGAATCAGAAAAGAGGTTTACCTGTGTGTATTGGAACTGATGGAAGTCAGCCTGGTTACGCTTCCAGAGATAATAGCCGTAATAGGAGAACAACAAGACACTTAACAAAATAATTGTCCAGAATAATGTCCAGATATTCTTTTTCACAAGGGCCATTAACTACCTCCATATAGTCTTAAAAGAGTAGCCTATTCCTACTGACCAGAAAGTAACCGATGTCAAAAATGACTGCGATGCCTGATTATTATTGTTCTATTTTGATCTATACCTATTTATTATTAGACTAACAGGTTACATAAATGTGACAAATGATATTTTGCTTGGATTACTATAAATGAAACTTCTTGCTGCTCTTATCTCTCTAATTCTTTTATCGTTTAATGTAATAGCCGCAGAAGAAGCGACCCCGCCAAATTCGCCACTGCTTAAAATTGAAATGAATGTGGATACTGAAGGGGTTGCCAGTTCAATTGATCAAGTTAATAACTCTATGAAAGAGCTAATTGTTACGCTGAAGCAAATTGCTGAAAACAAAAATCTGACAGCCGAACAAACCGAGTTGGTAAACAAGACGGTAAACAACATTAACCAACTCACCGTCACTTCAACAGATGTCGTTAGTGCTCTTCCTAAGGCTATCAACGAGGCACAAAATACACTGACAACCAGCAGCGAACAGTTTTATGATGAGCTTAAGTTCAGGCTTATCATTATTGTCTGCTTGCTTGTTGTTGCCCTGCTGCTCATACTCTTGGCACTATACTGGTTTATCATTCGCCCTGTACAACAAGGTATTACTACTGCTACCAACAATGTGGCTGCGATGGCAAATACTATTCAGATGACGGCTCACTCTCTGGAACAGGTCAACAAAACTCATATTGAAATTTTAAACCGCGAACAGGCTGCAACTGGCCTCAATCATAAAATTGCATTGGATAACTGACTAATAAAAGTACAGTAAACTTTACACTGTTCGGTAAACAACTGTTTTTAATAGTTTGTTTTTTATACAAAAATATACTATATCTATATAAGAGTATTGATACTTATATAAATTAAACTATAAATAGCGACTCTATTGGCTCGATAACAAACCTGACACTGTGAGACTGACACCGATGAAATTTTTCAGGTATGCGATTTATGGACTGACCACCATTATTCTTATCAGCTTGGTTATATTGATTATTCAACCGGAGCAATCTCAGGTATTGCGGCCGGAATCATCCGAGCAAGAAGTCATAGTCAGCGAAACAAGCCCAGCTCCTGCCTCTGAGCCGGAACAAGAGGGTGGCATGAGTTGGGGGAAATCGTCGGTACACGACATTATCCAGAAGCAGATTGATAGCACAGATATCCATTCACTGCCGCCTTTTATCCAGTCGCTACCCAAAGATCCCACAGAGATAGACAGGAACGGCAATCGCGTCAGAGACGACCTTGAAGTCTATATTGGCTACAAATACCCTTATAATCCAAAAAACCGGGCAATTCTGACTCAGGTGGTCACGGCATGGGATAGAATGGCCAAAGATGGCGGCAAAACAAAAATGTCGCGCCAGATGGCCATTTACCTGCAGGAAAGTATGGCCGAAGCATGCTGGTACAAGCACGGTTTTGGTGAAGAGGACTTAAACAAACTTAAGTCTCTGGTTCTGAATAACAAACACCGTCAGGAAGGCTATGCCAAAGCCATGGAGGTTCGTAACTCCATCCCGCCTGAAGAGCTTGACGATATTATTATTCCAGCTGAGCCTTGTGATCAAATGATGGCAGAAAATCAGCAATATCTGCAGGAGTGGCAGCCATAAAACCGGCTAATATTAAGAGCCGCCAACACTGAGTAATTCTACCGACAGATACCTCTGCTCAAATTGCTCAGCCGGCAACGGAACAGAGTAGTAAAAACCTTGTGCAATATCGCACTGCTTATCAAATAGAAACTGGCGGTGATACTCCGTTTCAACCCCTTCCGCGATTACAGAAATGTTGAGATTTTTTGTCATAGCAATAACAGCAGAACTCAACGCCCGGTCGTAAGCGTCATCTTCAATATCAGCGATAAAAGTGCGGTCAATTTTTACACCGTCGACATGGAAACGTCGCAAATAGGCCAATGACGAATATCCGGTTCCAAAATCATCCAGCCATACCTGAACACCGAGAGCACGCAACTGATCCAGCGTTTCCTTAGCCACTCTCTCATCCTGCATAAGCATGCTCTCCGTTACCTCGGCATGGATTCTTTGTGGTCCAATATCAAACTCACTCAGTAAACGGCTGAATACCTGAGGTATATTCTGCCGGTATATCTGTTTGGCCGAGAGGTTAATCGCAATATGAAACTCATCATCAAGCCGGTTTTGCCACGTTTTCGCCTGTAGGCAGGCCTGACGTATTACCCATTCCCCGATCGGAATAATAAGGCCTGTCTCTTCAGCTATCGCAATAAAATCATCAGGAGGAATTAACCCCTGTTCCGGATGACGCCAGCGTATAAGAGCCTCAACACCAATCATTATACCGTCGTTCATTCTAATCTGCGGTTGATACCAAAGCTCAAACTGCTGCATATCTGCTACCGCCTTTCTTAGTTCACGCTCAATAGCAGAACGATACTGGACTTGTTGATTCATTTCGGAAGTAAAATTGCTATAGGTGTTTTTGCCACTGCCTTTAGCCTGATACATAGCGATATCGGCATTTTTAATCAACTCTTCCGCCGTTTTTCCATCCTCAGGGTAGTTGGCAATACCCACGCTACCGGCAATAACAACCTCTTCATCATCGATAAGAATCGGAGCCCGGACGGCGGAAATTAATCTCTCTACAACGATATTAATCACCTTCTTACTATGAATCCTTGGCAGACAAATCAAAAACTCGTCGCCACCAATACGGGCAACCATCTCATTACTATTGATGCTTTCGTGGGCATTAATGACGATATCAGCGCTTCTCAGATTGCGTTTAATTCTTTTTGCAACTTCGCATAGCAGGTAATCCCCGGCTTTATGGCCGTAATTATCATTAACAAATTTAAAGTCATCCAAATCGATAAACAGTACTGCCAGAGGCTGATTTCTGTGCAGAGGACTAGTAATTATTGAGTCTAGTTGCTTTATAAACATCACCCGGTTCGGTAGCTGAGTAAGGGCATCGTGGTAGGCAAGAAAGGAGATCTCTTCTGTATGGTTTTTCAGGTTCTGTCCCATATCATTGAAGGCGGCTGCCAGTTCGCCCATTTCGTCCTGCCGGTTTATGTTGTTTTCAGCACCATACTCTCCCACACCAATACGTTTGGCGTGTAGCACCAGATCCTGTATAGGCTTTATTAGTGACCGGGTGTTGAGTATGGAAAAGATAATTCCGGCAAGGGCGAGCAGAATGGCTGAAAGCACACTACTATCCGTTATCTGCATTAAGCTTTGATCATTAATCAGAGAGATAGAATCTGACATATTTTCTATATCTTTTTTAACGTTCAGTAGTGAAAGCTCAATAACAATACCGCCTAAAACTTCATCACCGATAAAAACCGGTTCAGCAATAAGCAAGGTTTGATTGTCTAGCTTGGTATAACGTGTTTTCTCCTTAAACAAGCTATGCAGAACCTCGCTATTTTTGTACTTCGCACCAAAAGTTGGTATCAGTTTCTGACCATCATGAAAAACAACAGCATCAGCATCTAACACGGTAATGGCTGTAACTTCATTATTCGACAAAGCCGGTTTCAACAATCGGTAGGTTTTCTCCAAATCAAACTGATAGAGCGGATTAACTACAGACTCTGACAGATATTCAAGTATCGATAGCCCCCTTTTTTCCATCTGTACCAGCAGACTATTTGAGGTATTCTCTCTGCTCTCAACCAGTACCCTGTCGGAATTCGTTTTAAAATAGTAGAGCTGGATTGCTGAGATAATCAGCACAATAGACAAAATCATGCTGATATTAATCAGAATATGACGCCCTTGCAGCCCTAGTTTTACTCTTTTCATAAGCCCTGACCTCTGAAAATGTGGTTCGATGTTTTACAGATGGTCTTCAACAATACGTTGCAACTCCCTGGCCATAATCAGGCTGTCATCTTGTATGGATAAAGCATCGTACTGCTTAGTTTTCTGATAGGCTTTTAGCATCTTTCGCCCCTCTTCTGACTCATGAGCACTGGCCAGCACGTCAACAATGCGGTTTTTAATGGAAGGATCCAGCTCTTTACGGATCAACTCAACTCCTCTTGGAAAGGCAATACTCTGGTAAAGAATCGCCGTATGCTGACGAAACTCTTTTGGCATATCCCTTTCGTTGTTCCAGTTCAGGTCACTCATTGCACCAGCAGCAACGATGTTCCTGTGTACCCATGCAGAAATATTTATCTCCTTTTCTGCAAAAACAAAACCAATAGCATCGGCAGGCGGCTTTTCCCTCGGACTGTCAAGCTCGTAAAGCTCATACCCTTCACGAATCAGAATAGAAGCCGGGATAAAAAAAGAGGAGGTAGAACCGCGATCCTGAAAGGCAATAGTTTTACCCAGCAGATCATCAAAGGATTGAATTCCGCTATCGTTACGGGAGAATATTATTGAAGAGTACTCAGGCACCCCCTTTTTCCAGCGCCTTAATACAATATCTGCCCCCGCTTGCTGATGAAAAACAACAGCAGAAAAGGCCGTTTCAGTAATTAGATCAACTTTACCCTGTTTAATATATCGAATCATCTGCTTATTATCTTTGGCAAAAATAATCTCAGTTTTATTAATGCCCAGATCTCGCAGATTTTCAGTTAAATAATCGGCAACCGGCTTTAGGTGATTATAATGTTTTTTGGGATTAGTACTGACCCTGCCTATCACAATAGTATCGCTTTCAGCAGATGGTGATGTGTCGGTAGCGTAGCTGGAGCCCACAGCAAATGTCATAAACACCACTGCGCAACCCACCAGATACTTTATTATAAACGGCAAGCCGTTACGTTTGTTTGCTGACATAACCTAGCCCTGTTTTTAGTTATTATTGCTGATATATAAATCAGCTTGGTATAAAACTAGTTTAGCAAGGATTCAGGGGTTATCCATTTAAGGTCAGAGTTCAGTTAAAACACATACTCATTACCGGGGCTAGCAACGCCCTTTCATTGCCTGCCCCGGTGGGCAGAAAGTACCATTAGAAGAAGGCTTATCATCCTTAGTACTAATCTTCACTTCCACATCATCAACCTCCCCTTCAACCCGGGTAAGCTGACAACCTGACAGCAGAAAAACAACTGACAATCCAATCAATAAGCGAACCATTACACATCCTTATTACCTAAACCTAATATAAGCTTAGCCAAGATCTAACTATTTGAGATATAAAGATTGCGGAATAACGGCTTAGTCAGCAATCTGCCAACCCGGCGGGAGAATATTTTGCCAGTCAGATTTATGGCATTCAGAGCAACTGAAACGAGATCTCCGGTGAACCCGGTGACAATTCGAACAGTCCGTCAGCCGGCCATGGTTTCTGTGGGGATTAATATAGCCTTCATGCTCGAAATAGTCAGTTCGTTCAATCAGACCGGGATAATCTTCATGACATTGCAGACAAAGAGCATTACTGAACTCTCTTCTGAAGAGAGGCTGTTCAAACTCACCTGAGTGATAGAGTTTCTCCTCCCGGGCTAGCTCATTATCACTGCGCTGGTGACAATCTGAGCATGACAACTCCCAATCCATAGTATGTTTATAGGCAAGCAGCTTTTCGTTGTGGTAAGCCCCCTCTTCATAGGGTTTGATAATGTGGCATTTGTCACCACATTGACTTAACTCTTCTTGTGGCTGAGCATTAATTAAACAAGAAAACAGAAGGGCAGTTAATAGAAAAATTAATTTTGAATTAATATAAGGCATCGAAATTACTAATATTAGTTATATATCGAAATTATATTCCTATACAGTTAAACCTCAAGATAATAATTAGTAACACACAACAATTGAAAGTTATAATAATAAATATTAAAACTTATTAAATATTATTAAATATTATTAAACAATAAGTCAATCTTAGAATATTAAAGAAGCACCAAATTCCCTATAGAGAAGTAACACCAGATGCATTGTCAGCGAGGATATATTGGCTTCTGATCAAGGTAGCAATCTGAAGCCATAGTTATTTTGTGCTAATAGCCAGTTGCATCAGTCAGTTTTTGTTATCGAACCCAATTCAAGCATAGGTGCTACATCAATATCTTCTGCATTCATCATGCTTGAAATTCTCTGTACAGAAGAGAGCAGTAAACTCTGCTCCCACTCATCCAATTTCTGAAACTTCCTGATAAAACTGTCCTGCAAAGGTGTTGGTGCAGCTTCGAGGCGTTCTTTTCCTGCTTCTGTCAGATAAGCGTGTACCTTGCGCTTATCCTGTGTACTGCGGATACGTTGTACATAGCCGTTTCGTTCTAACCGATCCAGTATTGCAGTCGCTGTCGCCTGACTCATATTGGTATGGCCGGACAACTGTTTAATGGTTACTTCACCAAGCTCTTCGATGGAGCGCATCAGAATTAGCTGAGGACCTGTCAGCCCCGATTCCTTACTCAGTTTCTTCGAGTGAATATCTATCGCTCTTATTATCTGGCGCAGAGACACCAGTACTTCTTCATGCTTTTCCAATTACTTACCCGACAGCGTTATAGGAGTGATTACTGAAATGGGAAATTACATCAATTTCCCTTCTGAAGAAAGCACTTACATCACATCTTAAGAAGGCCTAAATCTTCTACAACCAGAACATTACTTAGTACACAAAACGTTTGTTGACAAATGTAATATATTAACGGTTTTTCACTTCACTCCTGCTCAAACCAGCAAAAATGCGTCATAGTTACCATTAATTGGCTTTGCAAACAGATTTCACGTAACATGATCGACTTTTCTTATAATGAGCACTCTATGTTTACGTAATTTATTTGCTAAAAACACCTTTGCATTGATACGTACACATAACAATAATCAAACTGGAAGGATCCAGAGAGGACAAATGACTCAAACAATTGATAAGTACAGTATTGATAATACTGACTACACAGTAGGACAAGACAATGTACAGAAATGGGGCTTCGACGTTCATAACCCTGTATTTGGATTAAGTGCAGGCCTAATGATCCTATTTCTCGTGATTCTGGTAGCGCTGGACGCTGCTACTGCAAAGCAAGCACTGGACGATATAAAATGGAGCATAATTGGTAATTTTGATCAGCTATTTATCTGGTCTGGTAACTTTTTCCTTTTCTTCTGCATCGCAATTGCATTTTCGCCTTACGGCAAAGTAATTATAGGCGGTGAACACGCCACTCCTGAACACTCCAATTTTTCCTGGTTATCCATGCTGTTTGCAGCCGGAATGGGTATCGGGCTACTTTTCTGGGGGGTCGCTGAGCCAACAGCCTATTTTACCGGCTGGTACGAAACGCCATTGGCCGTTGAAGCCAAATCTCCCGAAGCGGTAAAAGTTGCCTTAGGTGCCACTATGTACCACTGGGGACTAAATGCATGGGCTATGTATGCCGTAGTAGGCTTGTCGCTGGCCTTCTTTGCCTATAATAAAGGTTTGCCTCTCTCTATCCGTTCTATTTTTTACCCGATACTGGGTGACAGAACCTGGGGCTGGTTTGGCCATGTGATTGATATATTGGCCGTTATAGCTACTATTTTTGGTCTGGCTCCGTCACTTGGTCTAGGTGCTCAGCAGGTAACCAGCGGCATCAACTTCGTGTTTGGCACTGAGGGTGATATCGGAATGCATCTGGTTATTATCGGAATTGTTACCGCTCTGGCGACCATTTCAGTTGTGCGGGGTATCGAAGCCGGCGTTAAGGTGATCAGTAATATCAATATTATTGTGGCAACGGCGCTTCTGCTATTTGTTATTGCTGTAACTCTGGACACCACTCCGGGCTACATGTTCGATACCACCATGGGTTATATCGAAAACTTTATCGCCTTTAGTAACCCTTACGGACGTGAAGATGAAACATGGATGCATGGCTGGACAGTATTCTACTGGGCATGGTGGATCTCGTGGTCGCCATTTGTAGGTATGTTTATCGCTCGTGTTTCTAAAGGTCGTTCAATTCGTCAGTTCCTTACTGCGGTTATTTTTGTCCCTACTCTGGTTACCCTGATCTGGATGTCTACCTTTGGTGGTCTGGCTATTGATCAGATCATTAATCAGGCGGGTGAACTTGGAGCTAACGGGCTTCAGGATGTTAGCCTTGCCCTGTTTCAGGTGTTTGACCTATTACCAATGAGCACCTTTATTTCACTGTTATCTATTGCGCTTATTATGGTTTTCTTTGTCACCTCTTCAGACTCCGGTTCTCTGGTGATAGACAGCATTACCTCCGGCGGCAAAATCGATGCTCCGGTACCACAACGTGTATTCTGGGCAGTGATTGAGGGTGCTATTGCCGGTGTGTTGCTCTATATCGGCGGCTCTGAAGCCCTACAGGCTCTTCAGGCTGGTGTTATCGCAACGGCATTGCCATTCACCATTATCCTTATCCTGATGTGTGTCAGCCTGGTTAAAGGGTTACGTACAGAGAGATAGCGGCTATGGCTTAGCCATAATAAAGGCTCATAATGCTGTCTGCACTATGAGCCTTTTTTGTATCAGCTGTTGTAGAACTACCGCGCTATCAGAGTTGCCCTACAACTAACATTGTCAGTCGCCCGGGCTCTTAAAAGAGCACTGGGAGTATTTGAACAACATCATATTAAACAAGCCTACGACAAGTAATTTTGTAGTTTCGCACTGTGTTTGACGATAAGCATATCCGCTGCTAGCGCAGCAATAATCAGCACTCCTGCAAGCGGGAAACATAAACAAACCAAAATAGTACTTCCAATAGCCGTTTTCCAGACACCATCATGTTCAAACCGGGCAGGGACACCCAGTTTACTTTGATTTTTCGGACGTCGTATCCACCACATATAGATACCAGTTACAGAGATAGCAATAAACGAAAAACAGAAAAATGCATTTGCTACTTTGTTTAACAGCCCCATGTCCCCTTGATGCCAGGAAACCCCGGCAGCCATAAGCTTGGCAAAAATACTGTAGTCGTGCC contains:
- a CDS encoding IS4 family transposase, giving the protein MIKSNSDWAEEQFGHAKLGDPRRTARLVKMASDLAQHPGKSVVKSSHSPASMEGAYRFIRNDNVSSDDIAEAGFKATADQVHRYPLLLALEDTTTLSYKHRSIRADLGHVNQGNRYRGLFAHSILLFAPETLDVIGLVEQQRWTRDIKTRGIRRKGLKRPYEEKEGYKWERASRNMAARLGTSMVNVISVCDREADIYDYLIYKMANQQRFVVRSMMSRHIEEGSDKLYHFASELQSVKQRQIQIAQRGGRKAREVTLDVKYAAVTLKTPSNKKGAPISLNYVGCSEIGDGEKRLNWHILTNEPVNSAEDALKIIGYYEKRWLIEEYHKVWKTEGTGVEELRLQSKDNLDRLATIYAFLAVRIFQLKFANEQIEDVSCEKILSSRAWKLLWLKRVKTPLPKEVPTAKWAYEHLARLGGWKDSKRNGRASVKTLWEGWLKLQAILEGYELALSLEQDL
- a CDS encoding phosphate/phosphite/phosphonate ABC transporter substrate-binding protein — its product is MSANKRNGLPFIIKYLVGCAVVFMTFAVGSSYATDTSPSAESDTIVIGRVSTNPKKHYNHLKPVADYLTENLRDLGINKTEIIFAKDNKQMIRYIKQGKVDLITETAFSAVVFHQQAGADIVLRRWKKGVPEYSSIIFSRNDSGIQSFDDLLGKTIAFQDRGSTSSFFIPASILIREGYELYELDSPREKPPADAIGFVFAEKEINISAWVHRNIVAAGAMSDLNWNNERDMPKEFRQHTAILYQSIAFPRGVELIRKELDPSIKNRIVDVLASAHESEEGRKMLKAYQKTKQYDALSIQDDSLIMARELQRIVEDHL
- a CDS encoding bifunctional diguanylate cyclase/phosphodiesterase, translated to MALVKKNIWTLFWTIILLSVLLFSYYGYYLWKRNQADFHQFQYTQVNLFSDSVEAFLKSQESLLQVLGSQLAVDNQIPQQATHSATLDRVRKNHPFFAGFGLANLNGDLRVVSSNLNLEKLPNLLEQEVSRNGFMQTLRTTKLVAGRTYQLKALDDDSIAIAIRKAILSDKGDAVAVMTAGVKVNETVLFNNKRHSAAKFNELDIIRDDGYLQFYSGDKLGTKSYTKPVPLNTLQALIDSVLLDNDVDLETLKSSRKPWATEFVLNQSTKRVMMEYDPYFQFWIVSTVESSYVNSQFLNRFLFSLVISIASALVFYMLVRSIAVAEQDKYEQLLYQTRHDLLTDLPNQVYLSNLIDKSQVPPFATIFINIDRFKSVNDSYGHEFGDKVIKEVASRLMPYSESKDCLIRGTGDEFMILTSNLDDEWLITISEKILEKLSLPFVVGEVSFLLTASIGIAKYPPHGSNYDELIRSLDFAMLQAKKTKNAIYFYSPRLQSEHVESLYLEQKLRQAIKEDQITLLYQPQVNAQGELYGAEALARWTDDELGFVPPDRFIAIAEQSGLMPALGQQIITIALSEITPLRSKLSSDFRLSINISVKQFMMKDFYSQLLTSLDDFGFPPSSVTLEITENLFIEDLDKVKPICDKLIQKGIIISLDDFGTGYSSLSILRDLPIKELKIDKSFVDNIDSNGKSKTMIRNIIEIGKNYRMNVLAEGVETESQKQVLSQLGCDHFQGYLYSKPISSSELSAYSAK
- a CDS encoding bifunctional diguanylate cyclase/phosphodiesterase, coding for MKRVKLGLQGRHILINISMILSIVLIISAIQLYYFKTNSDRVLVESRENTSNSLLVQMEKRGLSILEYLSESVVNPLYQFDLEKTYRLLKPALSNNEVTAITVLDADAVVFHDGQKLIPTFGAKYKNSEVLHSLFKEKTRYTKLDNQTLLIAEPVFIGDEVLGGIVIELSLLNVKKDIENMSDSISLINDQSLMQITDSSVLSAILLALAGIIFSILNTRSLIKPIQDLVLHAKRIGVGEYGAENNINRQDEMGELAAAFNDMGQNLKNHTEEISFLAYHDALTQLPNRVMFIKQLDSIITSPLHRNQPLAVLFIDLDDFKFVNDNYGHKAGDYLLCEVAKRIKRNLRSADIVINAHESINSNEMVARIGGDEFLICLPRIHSKKVINIVVERLISAVRAPILIDDEEVVIAGSVGIANYPEDGKTAEELIKNADIAMYQAKGSGKNTYSNFTSEMNQQVQYRSAIERELRKAVADMQQFELWYQPQIRMNDGIMIGVEALIRWRHPEQGLIPPDDFIAIAEETGLIIPIGEWVIRQACLQAKTWQNRLDDEFHIAINLSAKQIYRQNIPQVFSRLLSEFDIGPQRIHAEVTESMLMQDERVAKETLDQLRALGVQVWLDDFGTGYSSLAYLRRFHVDGVKIDRTFIADIEDDAYDRALSSAVIAMTKNLNISVIAEGVETEYHRQFLFDKQCDIAQGFYYSVPLPAEQFEQRYLSVELLSVGGS
- a CDS encoding SDR family NAD(P)-dependent oxidoreductase, with amino-acid sequence MAKQYDSEGQALLLSGRSQSKLNTLSDSLNNTPIIKTADLAAPQEVESLLDCCQQPPEMVVHCAGSGYFGALESQNPEQIEQLISNNLTSSIFLLRELVKRYKNEKVNVVVVMSTAAQVAKAGESTYCAVKWGVKALLESVRAELKGCPMKLIAVYPGGMATDFWPSSGKEMDTSAFMTADDAAYMLKQALNSAEHGYVSDITINRC